In the Pseudolabrys taiwanensis genome, one interval contains:
- a CDS encoding thiamine pyrophosphate-binding protein: MARTSRPGVSRRGFMGGVAVGAAAAATEITAAAAATEITAAAAAPAATASPAKPSALPPSAKTAAAETAAPADQLPVKGTPTSDFMVDVIKTFNIDYVAANPADSFRGLHESLITHGGNKTPELLTCMHEESSVAMAHGYFKIAGKPMLVLCHGTVGLQHASMAVYNAWCDQVPIVIIGGNDLDAAKRTPLVPTYHSAQDIGSIVRDYVKWDDMPVSAQHFAESFVRAYKLSMTAPHEPVMIALDAGLQEEALENRDKLKIPRYAPTAPPQGDTNAVREAARLLANAENPVIVADRLARTPAGMGLLVQLAELLNAPVVDQLNRLNMPTTHYLCQTGRAQVLIHNADVIMGLELSDFFGTVNAFVDNGEYTQNPKTKAGAKLISISARDYYLKSNFQDFQRFQSVDVSIAADAEATLPALIEEVKRALSADRKGAIDARGDAMRKAWSETRARTLKAAGYAWDASPISTARLSAELWAQIKDADWSLVGSDRMISAWPTRLWPMEKHYHFIGGPGGYGMGYGAPAAVGAALANRAHGRLSVNIQTDGDMMYAPGVLWTAAHHHIPLLNVMHNNRGYHQEVMHVQRMADRRNRPLPNGPIGTQIVGPNIDYAKLAQSMGWWASGPISDPNELAPALKRAVEVVKAGEPALVDVVTQPR, from the coding sequence ATGGCTCGAACATCGCGTCCCGGCGTGAGCCGGCGCGGCTTCATGGGTGGTGTTGCCGTCGGCGCCGCCGCCGCCGCCACCGAGATCACGGCCGCCGCCGCTGCCACCGAGATCACGGCCGCCGCCGCCGCGCCGGCCGCAACGGCCTCGCCGGCCAAGCCGTCGGCGTTGCCGCCGTCGGCCAAGACCGCCGCAGCCGAGACCGCCGCTCCCGCCGATCAGTTACCGGTGAAGGGCACGCCGACCTCGGATTTCATGGTCGACGTCATCAAGACCTTCAATATCGACTACGTCGCCGCAAATCCGGCCGACAGTTTCCGCGGCCTGCACGAGTCGCTCATCACCCACGGCGGCAACAAGACGCCGGAACTCCTCACCTGCATGCATGAGGAATCCTCGGTCGCGATGGCGCACGGCTACTTCAAGATCGCCGGCAAGCCGATGCTGGTGCTCTGCCACGGCACGGTCGGCCTGCAGCACGCCTCCATGGCGGTCTACAACGCCTGGTGCGACCAGGTGCCGATCGTCATCATCGGCGGCAACGATCTCGACGCCGCCAAGCGCACGCCGCTGGTGCCGACCTATCATTCGGCGCAGGACATCGGCAGCATCGTGCGCGACTACGTCAAATGGGACGACATGCCGGTCTCCGCGCAACACTTCGCGGAATCCTTCGTCCGCGCCTACAAACTGTCGATGACCGCGCCCCACGAGCCGGTGATGATCGCGCTCGACGCCGGTCTGCAGGAAGAGGCGCTGGAAAACCGCGACAAGCTCAAGATTCCGCGCTACGCGCCGACCGCCCCGCCCCAAGGCGACACGAACGCCGTGCGCGAGGCCGCGCGCCTGCTCGCCAATGCCGAAAACCCGGTGATCGTCGCCGATCGTCTGGCGCGCACCCCGGCCGGCATGGGCCTGCTGGTACAGCTTGCCGAACTGCTCAACGCCCCGGTGGTCGACCAGCTCAACCGGCTTAACATGCCGACAACGCATTACCTGTGTCAGACCGGGCGCGCCCAGGTTCTCATTCACAACGCCGATGTGATCATGGGCCTCGAGCTGTCCGACTTCTTCGGCACCGTGAACGCCTTCGTCGACAACGGCGAATACACCCAGAACCCGAAGACCAAAGCGGGTGCCAAGCTCATCAGCATTAGCGCGCGCGACTATTACCTGAAGTCGAACTTCCAGGACTTCCAACGCTTCCAGTCCGTCGACGTATCGATCGCGGCCGACGCGGAGGCGACGCTGCCCGCACTGATCGAGGAAGTGAAGCGCGCCCTGTCCGCCGACCGCAAGGGCGCCATCGATGCGCGCGGCGATGCGATGCGCAAAGCCTGGAGCGAGACGCGTGCGCGCACGCTGAAGGCCGCCGGCTATGCGTGGGACGCGAGCCCGATCAGCACGGCGCGGCTTTCCGCCGAGCTCTGGGCGCAGATCAAGGACGCGGACTGGTCGCTGGTCGGCTCCGACCGCATGATAAGCGCATGGCCGACGCGCTTGTGGCCGATGGAAAAGCACTATCATTTCATCGGCGGCCCGGGCGGCTACGGCATGGGTTACGGCGCACCCGCCGCCGTGGGCGCCGCGCTCGCTAACCGCGCCCATGGCCGCCTCTCGGTCAACATCCAGACCGACGGCGACATGATGTATGCGCCGGGCGTGCTCTGGACTGCCGCGCATCATCACATCCCGCTGCTCAACGTGATGCACAACAATCGCGGCTACCATCAGGAAGTCATGCACGTTCAGCGCATGGCGGATCGCCGCAACCGCCCCCTCCCCAATGGCCCGATCGGCACGCAGATCGTTGGACCGAACATCGACTACGCCAAACTCGCGCAGTCGATGGGATGGTGGGCGAGCGGACCCATCAGCGATCCGAACGAACTCGCGCCGGCGCTCAAACGCGCCGTGGAAGTGGTGAAGGCCGGCGAGCCGGCCCTTGTCGACGTCGTGACACAACCGCGCTGA
- a CDS encoding TRAP transporter large permease, producing the protein MNAAIIFGLLIALMLTGMPISIALGLTVLSFLFVMTQVPIESVALKLFTGIESFEIMAIPFFILAGNFLTHGGVARRMINFAASMVGHWYGGLGLAAVVACALFAAISGSSPATVVAIGAILIPAMVNAGYPKRFGAGVIATSGALGILIPPSIVMVLYAVSTGGSMAIDPEGKRVLSASVGQLFMAGVIPGLMLAFLLGATTFYRAWKNDYPRMKRATWLERFKAFRDSIWGLLLIVIVLGGIYAGLFTPTEAAAVSAVYAFIIAVFVYRDLKLSEVPKVLLASANMSAMILYIITNAVLFSFLMTSEQIPQAMTAWLKGSGIGWVEFLLIVNVLLLVAGNVMEPSSIVLITAPILFPIAAGLGIHPVHLGILMTVNMEVGLCHPPVGLNLYVASGIARMGITELTIATWPWLVTMLIFLALVTYIPELSLWLPRVLGML; encoded by the coding sequence ATGAACGCCGCCATCATTTTCGGATTGTTGATCGCGCTGATGCTGACCGGCATGCCGATCTCGATCGCGCTCGGCCTGACCGTGCTCTCCTTCCTCTTCGTCATGACGCAGGTGCCGATCGAGTCGGTCGCGCTCAAGCTCTTCACCGGCATCGAGAGCTTCGAGATCATGGCGATCCCGTTCTTCATCCTCGCCGGCAACTTCCTCACCCACGGCGGTGTGGCGCGGCGCATGATCAATTTCGCCGCCTCCATGGTCGGCCACTGGTACGGCGGTCTCGGCTTGGCGGCGGTGGTCGCCTGCGCGTTGTTCGCGGCGATCTCCGGCTCGTCGCCGGCGACCGTGGTGGCGATCGGCGCCATCCTGATCCCGGCGATGGTCAATGCCGGCTATCCCAAGCGCTTCGGCGCCGGCGTGATCGCCACCTCGGGCGCGCTCGGCATCCTCATTCCGCCGTCGATCGTCATGGTGCTCTACGCGGTCTCGACCGGCGGCAGCATGGCGATCGATCCCGAAGGCAAGCGCGTCCTGTCGGCGTCGGTCGGCCAGCTGTTCATGGCCGGTGTCATTCCGGGCCTGATGCTCGCCTTCTTGCTCGGCGCGACGACGTTCTATCGCGCCTGGAAGAACGACTATCCGCGCATGAAACGCGCGACCTGGCTCGAGCGCTTCAAGGCGTTCCGCGATTCGATCTGGGGGCTGCTGCTGATCGTCATCGTGCTTGGCGGCATCTATGCCGGTCTGTTCACGCCGACGGAAGCGGCGGCGGTGAGCGCCGTCTATGCCTTCATCATCGCGGTCTTCGTCTATCGCGATCTCAAGCTCTCGGAAGTGCCGAAGGTGCTGCTCGCCTCGGCCAATATGAGCGCGATGATCCTCTACATCATCACCAACGCGGTGCTCTTCTCGTTCCTGATGACGAGCGAACAGATTCCGCAGGCGATGACGGCATGGCTGAAAGGCAGCGGCATCGGCTGGGTCGAGTTTCTGCTGATCGTCAACGTGCTGTTGCTGGTTGCCGGCAACGTGATGGAGCCGTCATCCATCGTACTGATCACCGCGCCGATCCTGTTTCCCATCGCGGCGGGACTCGGCATTCACCCGGTGCATCTCGGCATTCTGATGACCGTGAACATGGAAGTGGGTTTGTGCCATCCGCCGGTCGGACTCAATCTGTATGTCGCATCCGGCATCGCCAGGATGGGCATCACCGAATTGACCATCGCGACATGGCCCTGGCTCGTGACGATGCTCATCTTCCTCGCGCTCGTGACTTACATTCCAGAGCTGTCGCTGTGGTTGCCGCGCGTTCTCGGTATGCTGTAG
- a CDS encoding tripartite tricarboxylate transporter substrate binding protein: MALYHRMICTAFAFLCAMSGAASAQTYPNRPIRLIVGFAAGSSGDVAGRIIAQALGNRLGQSVIVENRPGASSMIANEYVARAPKDGYTLLLATIAATINTTLMPGKGPDFQKDLAPVVLVGSIPNILVVNSQVEAKNVKELIALAKAKPNELLFGASGLGSGPHMTAELFQQMASVQMTGVLYPGSAQTVTDLIAGRIQVMFSPASTVAGFLKQSSVRALATTQAKRASIAPELPTISEAALPGFDTGVWFGILAPTGTDAAIIDKLSSTANEALKDPEVLKQLHAQGLDALGGSPDDFRKYIASETERWAKVVHEMKGLKKK, encoded by the coding sequence ATGGCGCTCTATCATCGGATGATTTGCACCGCGTTCGCTTTTCTGTGCGCGATGTCGGGCGCGGCGAGCGCACAGACTTATCCAAACCGTCCGATCCGCCTCATCGTCGGTTTTGCCGCCGGTTCGAGCGGCGACGTCGCGGGCCGCATCATCGCGCAGGCGCTCGGCAACCGGCTCGGCCAATCGGTGATCGTCGAGAATCGTCCCGGCGCGAGCAGCATGATCGCCAACGAATACGTCGCGCGCGCGCCGAAGGACGGATACACGCTCCTCCTCGCAACCATCGCGGCGACAATCAACACCACGCTGATGCCGGGCAAGGGCCCCGACTTTCAGAAGGATCTCGCGCCTGTCGTGCTGGTCGGATCGATTCCGAACATCCTCGTCGTCAATTCGCAAGTCGAAGCCAAAAACGTGAAGGAGCTGATCGCCTTGGCGAAGGCCAAGCCCAATGAGCTACTCTTTGGGGCATCCGGTTTGGGCAGCGGACCGCATATGACCGCCGAGCTGTTTCAGCAGATGGCCAGCGTTCAGATGACCGGCGTCTTGTATCCCGGTAGCGCGCAAACGGTGACGGACCTTATCGCCGGCCGCATCCAGGTCATGTTTTCGCCGGCATCGACGGTTGCCGGCTTTCTCAAGCAAAGTAGCGTCCGCGCCCTCGCTACGACCCAGGCAAAGCGCGCAAGCATCGCGCCGGAGTTGCCTACGATTTCAGAAGCTGCCCTGCCCGGCTTCGACACCGGCGTCTGGTTCGGCATCCTTGCGCCAACCGGAACGGACGCGGCGATCATCGACAAGCTTTCGAGCACGGCCAACGAAGCGCTGAAGGATCCGGAGGTGCTCAAGCAACTCCATGCCCAAGGACTCGACGCCTTGGGCGGCAGTCCGGACGACTTCCGCAAATACATCGCCAGCGAGACCGAACGCTGGGCGAAGGTGGTGCACGAGATGAAGGGACTGAAGAAGAAGTAA
- a CDS encoding TRAP transporter small permease, translating to MFLRILDRLEEILIATLIAAATLLIFVAVVQRYAVGVSWLYPLVYHIDLTWAQELCIYMFVWMAKFGAAYGVRTGIHVGVDVVVNMLEPPGRKKIILFGLLCGALFTAIVGTMGAKFVIELYPTGQVSPDMEMPRWIVFLCVPLGSYLMCFRFLQVAWHFWQTGELPHHDPGHVEGVVESPAAARDLRAEELASTPPRT from the coding sequence ATGTTTCTTCGCATCCTCGACCGGCTCGAGGAGATCCTGATCGCAACGCTGATCGCCGCCGCGACGTTATTGATCTTCGTCGCGGTCGTGCAGCGTTATGCGGTCGGCGTCTCCTGGCTCTATCCGCTGGTCTACCACATCGACCTGACCTGGGCGCAGGAGCTGTGCATCTACATGTTCGTGTGGATGGCGAAGTTCGGCGCCGCCTACGGCGTGCGCACCGGTATCCATGTCGGCGTCGACGTGGTGGTGAACATGCTGGAGCCGCCGGGGCGCAAGAAGATCATCTTGTTCGGCCTTCTGTGTGGCGCGCTGTTCACGGCGATCGTCGGCACGATGGGCGCCAAGTTCGTCATCGAACTGTACCCGACCGGCCAGGTGTCGCCGGACATGGAGATGCCGCGCTGGATCGTGTTCCTGTGCGTGCCGCTCGGCTCTTACCTGATGTGCTTCCGCTTCCTCCAGGTCGCCTGGCATTTCTGGCAGACCGGCGAATTGCCCCACCACGACCCCGGCCATGTCGAAGGCGTGGTCGAAAGCCCGGCGGCCGCGCGCGATCTGCGCGCGGAAGAGCTCGCCAGCACGCCGCCGAGGACCTGA
- a CDS encoding TIGR02444 family protein → MLDCDNAFWRFSLAVYAQPGVGAECLALQGALDIDVNVLLFCAWLGAERKLVLGDEALAAIDAGVLGWHESVVRPLRAVRQTMKPMPEMADEAVKALRKEVAAVELRAEQIEQARLFEMADTVAHGATVEVGDAVEANVAAFLRRHAKGAESPSPPRLLIAAAAAYRPDPQRL, encoded by the coding sequence GTGCTCGATTGCGACAATGCATTCTGGCGGTTCTCCTTGGCGGTCTATGCCCAGCCGGGCGTCGGCGCGGAATGTCTGGCGCTGCAAGGGGCGCTTGATATCGATGTGAACGTGCTGCTGTTCTGCGCCTGGCTCGGCGCGGAGCGAAAGCTTGTCCTCGGCGACGAAGCTCTGGCCGCGATCGATGCTGGCGTGTTGGGCTGGCACGAATCCGTCGTGCGGCCGCTGCGCGCGGTGCGGCAGACGATGAAGCCGATGCCGGAGATGGCCGACGAGGCTGTGAAGGCCTTGCGCAAGGAAGTCGCGGCGGTCGAGCTGCGCGCAGAGCAGATCGAGCAGGCGAGGCTGTTCGAGATGGCGGACACAGTCGCGCACGGTGCGACCGTCGAAGTGGGCGATGCCGTGGAGGCCAACGTCGCCGCCTTTCTGCGCCGCCACGCCAAGGGCGCCGAAAGCCCTTCACCGCCGCGTCTTCTCATTGCGGCTGCAGCGGCTTACCGGCCCGATCCTCAAAGGCTCTGA
- a CDS encoding c-type cytochrome — protein MQTKTFVIVLAAAVTALSTAAQAASADHGKSLFIQKGCWECHGTQGQGAVTGPRLAPDPVPLEAISNFVRNSDGPMPPYRREILSDSDLADIYAYLQSVPQPVDPKATPLLQQWADKPK, from the coding sequence ATGCAAACCAAGACATTCGTCATTGTGCTCGCTGCCGCCGTGACCGCGCTGTCGACCGCTGCGCAGGCCGCCTCGGCCGACCACGGGAAGTCGCTGTTCATCCAGAAGGGCTGCTGGGAGTGCCACGGCACGCAAGGCCAGGGCGCGGTGACCGGACCGCGGCTCGCGCCCGATCCCGTTCCGCTCGAGGCCATCAGCAACTTCGTGCGCAATTCGGACGGCCCGATGCCGCCCTATCGTCGCGAGATCCTCTCCGATAGCGACCTCGCCGACATCTACGCCTATCTCCAATCGGTCCCGCAGCCTGTGGACCCCAAGGCCACACCACTGCTGCAACAGTGGGCCGACAAGCCGAAATGA
- a CDS encoding UbiX family flavin prenyltransferase, with protein MLQKTKNKKSGDPTKRLIVGISGASGAIYGIRLLELLRETEIETHVIISRAAQMTIATETDLKVADIEALADVVHPNQDVGAACSSGSFQNLGMVIAPCSVKTLSEIASGVTANLISRAADVALKERRRVVLMLRETPLHLGHIRSMAAVTEAGAIVYPPVPAFYAKPQSLEDMVDHSLGRVLDLFDINLGTVRRWSGLKKKAKAD; from the coding sequence GTGCTGCAAAAGACGAAGAACAAAAAATCCGGCGACCCGACCAAACGCCTTATCGTCGGCATCAGCGGTGCGTCGGGCGCGATCTACGGCATCCGCCTGCTCGAGCTTCTGCGCGAGACGGAGATCGAAACACACGTCATCATCTCGCGCGCCGCGCAGATGACGATCGCCACGGAAACCGACCTGAAGGTCGCCGACATCGAGGCGCTGGCCGACGTGGTGCATCCGAACCAGGATGTCGGCGCGGCCTGCTCCAGCGGTTCGTTCCAGAATCTCGGCATGGTAATCGCGCCGTGCTCGGTGAAGACCTTGTCCGAGATCGCTTCCGGCGTGACCGCCAATCTTATTTCGCGTGCGGCCGATGTGGCGCTCAAGGAACGGCGGCGCGTGGTGCTGATGCTGCGCGAGACGCCGCTGCATCTCGGCCATATCCGCAGCATGGCGGCGGTGACCGAAGCCGGCGCCATCGTCTACCCGCCGGTGCCGGCCTTCTATGCCAAGCCGCAATCGCTTGAAGACATGGTCGATCACTCGCTCGGCCGCGTGCTCGACCTGTTCGACATCAATCTCGGCACGGTGCGGCGCTGGAGCGGACTGAAGAAAAAGGCCAAGGCCGATTAA
- a CDS encoding Spy/CpxP family protein refolding chaperone, giving the protein MLKYVLAGTTALAIAGASLAYAQQPGADAPRRGPQWKAEDITAMGDARIAALKAGLKLTPDQEKNWPAVETAMRDLAKQRSERFAARASAEKPKDPIERLGLRGQMMQERGTALKKLADAAGPLYKSLDASQKRRFMVLARLDVRDGMMRHHGWRHHHRGGQGPGERGPMAPEGGPRAQ; this is encoded by the coding sequence ATGTTGAAGTATGTTCTTGCCGGCACGACCGCGCTGGCGATCGCCGGTGCGTCCCTTGCCTACGCGCAGCAGCCGGGCGCCGATGCGCCGCGCCGCGGGCCGCAGTGGAAGGCCGAGGACATCACCGCTATGGGCGACGCGCGCATCGCGGCGCTGAAAGCCGGCCTCAAGCTGACGCCGGACCAGGAAAAGAATTGGCCCGCGGTCGAGACCGCGATGCGCGATCTGGCCAAGCAGCGGTCCGAACGCTTTGCGGCGCGCGCCAGTGCTGAAAAGCCGAAGGACCCGATCGAGCGTTTGGGTTTGCGCGGCCAGATGATGCAGGAGCGCGGCACGGCGCTGAAGAAGCTCGCTGACGCGGCAGGCCCGCTCTACAAGAGCCTCGACGCCAGCCAAAAGCGCCGCTTCATGGTGCTGGCCCGTCTCGACGTCCGCGACGGCATGATGCGCCACCACGGCTGGCGCCATCACCACCGCGGCGGCCAGGGCCCCGGCGAGCGCGGTCCGATGGCTCCCGAGGGCGGTCCGCGGGCGCAGTAG
- a CDS encoding Bug family tripartite tricarboxylate transporter substrate binding protein gives MRRLKFAALSLIAALMLPAVAGAQNLPKNIRIIVPYPAGGAGDVLARVLAQSVSEKTGSTIIVEDRPGAGSIVGTEFAARATPDGTTLLLVENPYVLSAVLHPSVHYHPVDSFEPLCFVADTPAVLAVGGKSDIKNLDDFLKAAKAKAGAVTYGSTGPASIVHIAGELLRRDAKVDLTYVPYAGSPPAMNAALSGHITAVIANYSDLRAQIDAGGLRAIAVPANKRTPLLPDVPSLAELGFKDIEASVWFGFVAPKGTPKNVTDELIKQFTAAMDLPDVKEKVKSQGLVTSLSCGAPFGAFLADQHKKYIQFVREFDIKGE, from the coding sequence GTGCGTAGGCTGAAGTTTGCTGCTTTGAGTTTGATCGCTGCCCTGATGTTGCCGGCCGTTGCCGGCGCACAGAACCTGCCCAAGAACATTCGCATTATTGTGCCCTATCCGGCGGGCGGTGCGGGCGACGTGCTGGCCCGTGTGCTGGCGCAGTCGGTCTCGGAAAAGACCGGCTCGACGATCATCGTTGAGGACCGGCCGGGCGCCGGCTCGATCGTCGGCACCGAGTTTGCGGCGCGCGCGACCCCGGACGGCACAACGCTGCTGCTGGTCGAGAATCCTTACGTCCTGAGCGCCGTACTACATCCCAGCGTGCACTATCATCCGGTCGACAGCTTCGAACCCTTGTGCTTCGTCGCCGATACGCCGGCCGTCCTCGCAGTCGGCGGCAAGTCCGACATCAAGAACCTGGACGACTTCCTGAAAGCGGCAAAGGCGAAAGCCGGCGCCGTCACCTATGGCAGCACGGGACCCGCCTCAATCGTGCACATCGCCGGCGAACTGCTTCGCCGCGACGCCAAGGTCGACCTCACTTACGTGCCCTATGCCGGCAGCCCGCCGGCGATGAACGCCGCGCTGAGCGGCCACATCACCGCGGTGATCGCCAATTACTCCGACCTGCGTGCGCAGATCGATGCGGGCGGCCTGCGGGCAATCGCCGTTCCGGCGAACAAGCGCACGCCGCTGCTGCCCGACGTTCCCTCGCTTGCCGAACTGGGCTTCAAGGACATCGAGGCGAGCGTCTGGTTCGGCTTCGTCGCCCCGAAGGGTACGCCGAAGAACGTCACGGACGAACTCATCAAGCAGTTCACCGCCGCGATGGATCTGCCCGACGTGAAGGAAAAGGTGAAGAGCCAGGGCCTGGTCACGTCGCTGTCGTGCGGCGCGCCGTTCGGGGCCTTCCTCGCGGACCAGCACAAGAAGTACATCCAGTTCGTGCGCGAGTTCGACATCAAGGGCGAATAG
- a CDS encoding TRAP transporter substrate-binding protein encodes MRKLLLAAAAAALIAVPGAAFAQQPIVIKFSHVVAPDTPKGKGAEKFKELAEKYTNGKVKVEVYPNSTLYKDKEELEALQLGAVQMLAPSNSKFGPIGIREFEVFDLPFLLPSLQALRKVTEGPIGKKMLHLMDAKGMVGLAYWDNGFKQMSANKPLKTPADYKGLKFRIQSSKVLEAQFRTLGAIPQVMAFSEVYQALQTGVVDGQENTWSNIYTQKMHEVQKYITETNHGYIGYVVVVNKKFWDGLPADVRGQLEKAMAEATQFANNQSAKENEDAKADIVKSGKTTILTPTAAELADMRKAMAPLYDDMGKRVGKQLIEDVVKTVGSGS; translated from the coding sequence ATGCGCAAGTTGCTTCTTGCGGCGGCTGCGGCTGCCTTGATCGCTGTGCCGGGCGCCGCGTTCGCGCAGCAGCCGATCGTCATCAAATTCAGCCACGTCGTTGCGCCGGACACGCCGAAGGGCAAGGGCGCCGAGAAGTTCAAGGAGCTTGCCGAGAAGTACACCAACGGCAAGGTGAAGGTCGAAGTCTATCCGAACTCGACTCTCTACAAGGACAAGGAAGAACTCGAGGCGCTGCAGCTCGGCGCGGTGCAGATGCTGGCGCCGTCGAACTCCAAGTTCGGCCCGATCGGCATCAGGGAATTTGAGGTGTTCGACCTGCCGTTCCTGCTGCCGAGCCTCCAGGCGCTGCGCAAGGTGACCGAAGGTCCGATCGGCAAGAAGATGCTGCATCTGATGGATGCCAAGGGCATGGTGGGCTTGGCCTACTGGGACAACGGCTTCAAGCAGATGAGCGCCAACAAGCCGCTCAAGACGCCCGCCGACTATAAGGGCCTGAAGTTCCGCATTCAGTCGTCGAAAGTGCTCGAGGCGCAGTTCCGCACGCTCGGTGCCATTCCGCAGGTGATGGCGTTCTCCGAAGTCTATCAGGCGCTGCAGACGGGCGTGGTCGACGGCCAGGAGAACACCTGGTCGAACATCTATACCCAGAAGATGCACGAAGTGCAGAAGTACATCACCGAAACCAACCACGGCTACATCGGCTACGTGGTGGTCGTGAACAAGAAGTTCTGGGACGGCCTGCCGGCCGATGTGCGCGGCCAGCTTGAAAAGGCGATGGCGGAAGCGACCCAGTTCGCCAACAACCAGTCGGCCAAGGAGAACGAGGACGCGAAGGCGGACATCGTGAAGTCCGGCAAGACCACGATCCTGACGCCGACCGCCGCGGAACTCGCCGACATGCGCAAGGCGATGGCGCCGCTTTACGACGACATGGGCAAGCGCGTCGGCAAGCAGCTCATCGAGGATGTCGTCAAGACGGTCGGCAGCGGCTCGTAA
- a CDS encoding 2-isopropylmalate synthase — MTNPTPSDKDRVVIFDTTLRDGEQCPGATMTHEEKLEVAELLDTMGVDIIEAGFPIASEGDFAAVREIAQRSKNAVICGLSRAAFKDIDRCAEAIKPAKRKRIHTFLSTSPVHMKYKLQKEPHEVYEMVIAQVTRARSHTDDVEWSSEDGTRTEIDFLCRCVEAAIKAGATTINIPDTVGYTTPDEYFNLFKTVIERVPNSDKAVFSTHCHNDLGMAVANSLAGVRGGARQIECTINGIGERAGNAALEEVVMAIKTRNDVFPYATGIDSTMLTRASKLVSAATSFPVQYNKAIVGRNAFAHESGIHQDGMLKNAQTYEIMTPDSVGVKQTSLVMGKHSGRHAFVHKLEELGYQLAANQLEDAFVRFKALADRKKQIYDEDIEALVDEEIATAHDRVKIVSLTVIAGTMGPQTATLTADIEGKHITTQSTGNGPVDAIFNAIHKLVPHEAKLELYQVHAVTEGTDAQAEVSVRLSEGGRSYTARGADPDTLVASAKAYLGALNKLTSKSSRTPSVEGRIHANDAG; from the coding sequence ATGACGAACCCGACCCCGTCCGACAAGGACCGCGTCGTCATCTTCGACACCACCTTGCGCGACGGCGAGCAGTGCCCCGGCGCCACCATGACCCACGAGGAGAAGCTCGAGGTCGCCGAGCTGCTCGACACCATGGGCGTCGACATCATCGAGGCCGGTTTCCCGATCGCGTCCGAAGGCGACTTCGCGGCGGTGCGCGAGATCGCGCAGCGCTCGAAGAACGCCGTGATCTGCGGCCTCTCGCGGGCGGCCTTCAAGGACATCGACCGCTGCGCCGAGGCGATCAAGCCGGCCAAGCGCAAGCGCATCCATACCTTCCTGTCCACCTCGCCGGTGCACATGAAGTACAAGCTGCAGAAGGAGCCACACGAGGTCTACGAGATGGTGATCGCGCAGGTCACCCGTGCACGCAGCCACACCGATGATGTCGAGTGGTCGTCGGAAGACGGCACGCGCACCGAGATCGACTTCCTCTGCCGCTGCGTCGAGGCCGCCATCAAAGCCGGCGCGACCACGATCAACATCCCCGACACCGTCGGCTACACGACGCCGGACGAGTACTTCAATCTGTTCAAGACGGTGATCGAGCGCGTGCCGAACTCGGACAAGGCCGTGTTCTCGACGCACTGCCATAACGACCTCGGCATGGCGGTCGCCAATTCGCTCGCCGGCGTGCGCGGCGGCGCGCGTCAGATCGAGTGCACGATCAACGGCATCGGCGAGCGCGCCGGCAATGCCGCGCTCGAAGAGGTCGTGATGGCGATCAAGACGCGCAACGACGTCTTCCCCTACGCGACCGGCATCGATTCGACGATGCTGACGCGTGCCTCCAAGCTCGTCTCGGCGGCGACGTCGTTCCCGGTGCAATACAACAAAGCGATCGTCGGCCGGAACGCCTTCGCGCATGAGAGCGGCATTCACCAGGACGGCATGCTCAAGAACGCGCAGACCTACGAGATCATGACGCCGGACTCGGTCGGCGTGAAACAGACCTCGCTGGTCATGGGCAAACACTCCGGCCGCCATGCCTTCGTACACAAGCTGGAAGAGCTCGGTTATCAGTTGGCCGCCAACCAGCTCGAAGATGCCTTCGTCCGCTTCAAGGCGCTGGCCGACCGCAAGAAGCAGATCTACGACGAAGACATCGAGGCGTTGGTCGACGAGGAGATTGCGACCGCGCATGACCGCGTGAAGATCGTCTCCCTGACGGTGATTGCGGGCACCATGGGGCCGCAGACCGCGACCCTGACTGCCGACATCGAAGGCAAGCACATCACGACACAGTCGACGGGGAACGGGCCTGTGGATGCGATTTTCAACGCGATCCATAAATTGGTACCGCACGAGGCCAAACTCGAGCTCTATCAGGTGCACGCGGTAACCGAAGGCACAGACGCGCAGGCAGAAGTGTCGGTGCGGTTGTCGGAAGGCGGCCGCTCTTATACCGCCCGCGGCGCCGATCCAGACACCTTGGTTGCCTCGGCCAAGGCTTATCTCGGCGCGCTCAACAAGCTCACCTCGAAGAGCAGCCGGACCCCGTCCGTCGAGGGCCGTATTCATGCCAACGATGCCGGCTAA